One Alkalicoccus halolimnae DNA segment encodes these proteins:
- a CDS encoding diacylglycerol/lipid kinase family protein: MYGFIVNKTAGSGKGHNIWKKTEKELKRKKVPYIVAFTKEPNDAGRLTDDLLNSSVKIVVAVGGDGTVNEAAAALVHKGIPLGIIPAGSGNDFARSLGITGNTQQALFRIFKNNPKKIDVLQTGDRCGLTVTGIGFDGKVAETANESPYKKWFNMFGLGRLSYTVSVLQVLKSFKPVNVTLTIDGRQRVFTDVWLTAVANAPNYGGNILICPEAVNNDGCLDICVLHGRNKWPLIRQIPKIYRGKHTSNENISFFRGTNVDVHSVIPFLVQSDGELIGETPVRVQIIKEALTVL; encoded by the coding sequence ATGTATGGATTTATAGTAAATAAAACCGCAGGAAGCGGAAAAGGGCATAACATATGGAAGAAAACAGAAAAGGAACTAAAGAGGAAAAAGGTACCTTACATCGTTGCTTTTACAAAAGAACCAAACGATGCCGGAAGACTCACGGATGACCTGCTGAACAGCAGCGTGAAAATAGTGGTAGCAGTCGGCGGAGACGGGACGGTTAATGAAGCAGCAGCTGCCCTCGTACATAAAGGCATTCCTTTAGGGATAATACCGGCAGGATCAGGCAATGATTTTGCCCGAAGCCTTGGCATTACAGGGAATACGCAACAAGCCCTTTTTCGTATCTTTAAAAATAATCCTAAAAAAATAGACGTCCTTCAAACAGGAGACCGCTGCGGCTTAACGGTAACCGGAATTGGTTTTGACGGAAAAGTGGCAGAAACAGCCAATGAATCTCCGTACAAAAAATGGTTCAACATGTTCGGTCTGGGCCGGCTCTCTTATACTGTCAGCGTGTTACAAGTTTTAAAATCATTTAAACCGGTAAACGTGACGCTGACGATTGACGGCAGACAACGGGTGTTTACCGATGTATGGCTTACGGCAGTGGCAAACGCCCCTAACTACGGCGGCAACATTCTTATCTGCCCTGAAGCAGTGAATAACGACGGCTGCCTCGACATCTGCGTGCTGCACGGCAGAAATAAATGGCCTCTCATCCGGCAGATTCCAAAAATTTATAGGGGAAAACACACGTCAAATGAAAATATAAGCTTTTTTAGAGGAACGAATGTGGATGTTCACTCCGTTATTCCATTCCTCGTTCAAAGTGACGGAGAACTCATAGGAGAAACCCCGGTGAGGGTACAGATAATAAAGGAGGCTCTCACTGTACTGTGA
- a CDS encoding winged helix-turn-helix domain-containing protein yields MSVPDYQKFMLPLLKCLTDGEVHSLREIYDTLAEQFQLTEEDLTEVLPSGKQSKFKNRVGWARTYLKKAGLLQTINRGEFQITDTGLEVLSNNPAGINSKYLERFSSFLEFKNKSQKSLSNKEAIEPEEESVKTPKEILNPAI; encoded by the coding sequence ATGAGCGTTCCAGATTATCAGAAGTTTATGCTTCCGTTATTGAAATGTTTAACAGACGGAGAGGTCCATAGTTTAAGAGAAATATACGACACATTAGCTGAGCAGTTTCAGCTGACTGAAGAAGACCTGACAGAAGTACTGCCAAGCGGGAAGCAGTCCAAATTTAAAAACCGAGTAGGGTGGGCTAGGACTTATTTGAAGAAAGCAGGATTATTACAAACGATAAACCGGGGGGAGTTTCAAATAACTGATACTGGATTAGAAGTCCTTAGTAATAATCCTGCTGGAATCAACTCGAAATATTTAGAACGATTTTCGTCTTTTTTAGAATTTAAAAATAAAAGCCAAAAGTCATTAAGCAATAAAGAGGCAATAGAACCAGAGGAAGAGTCCGTGAAAACACCTAAAGAAATTCTGAATCCAGCTATTTAG
- a CDS encoding restriction endonuclease, with product MIRSCSPAFFEELVVDLLVAMGYGGSRTDAAQVLRKSGDEGIDGIIKEDKLGLDILYIQAKRWQGSVGRPSIQTFAGSLEGKRTKKGIFITTSAYTPGALEYVKNIEKKIILIDGEYLAELMIDYNIGVSMQEEYVIKNIDHDYFIES from the coding sequence ATGATTAGAAGCTGTTCTCCGGCTTTCTTTGAGGAGCTAGTAGTCGACCTGCTCGTAGCTATGGGGTATGGCGGTTCAAGAACAGATGCAGCGCAAGTGCTGAGGAAGAGCGGAGATGAAGGGATCGACGGAATTATTAAAGAAGATAAACTCGGTTTAGACATACTGTATATTCAGGCGAAAAGATGGCAGGGCTCTGTAGGCCGTCCATCTATTCAAACGTTTGCAGGAAGCCTGGAAGGCAAGCGCACAAAAAAAGGAATCTTTATTACAACTTCCGCGTATACACCTGGAGCGTTGGAATACGTAAAAAATATTGAGAAAAAGATTATTCTAATAGACGGAGAATATTTGGCAGAACTAATGATTGATTACAATATCGGCGTATCTATGCAGGAAGAATATGTGATCAAGAATATTGATCATGATTATTTTATTGAAAGTTAA
- a CDS encoding sigma-70 family RNA polymerase sigma factor — MMKRLCKPKRLYLLLNDETDPYYTLEKTEQYRSLHQAINKLTIQEQRVITLLYGFIGEGNLSRLEVSEALNISLQRVYQVEKLALRKLKLRMEIHC, encoded by the coding sequence ATGATGAAACGCCTATGTAAACCTAAAAGGTTGTACTTGCTGCTGAACGATGAAACAGATCCTTATTATACGTTGGAGAAAACGGAGCAGTACCGCTCCCTGCATCAGGCGATAAACAAATTAACCATACAGGAGCAGCGTGTAATCACGCTCCTGTATGGCTTTATTGGCGAGGGCAATTTGTCGAGATTGGAAGTGAGTGAAGCTTTGAATATATCTTTACAGAGGGTGTATCAGGTGGAGAAGCTGGCTTTAAGAAAGCTCAAGCTACGAATGGAAATCCACTGCTGA
- a CDS encoding helix-turn-helix domain-containing protein: MKTIHRKEYEMVIQLLKEKRIAAELTQEDLAERLGQKQAYVSKYERCERRIDLIEFRMICQSIGLDALEVHKEFEVILRKKL, translated from the coding sequence ATGAAAACTATACATAGGAAAGAATACGAGATGGTTATTCAGCTGCTTAAAGAAAAACGAATAGCTGCCGAACTTACGCAGGAAGACTTGGCAGAACGGCTCGGACAGAAACAGGCTTATGTAAGCAAGTATGAGAGATGCGAAAGAAGGATCGATCTTATTGAATTCCGTATGATCTGTCAGAGTATTGGGCTGGATGCGCTTGAAGTACATAAAGAATTTGAAGTAATCCTGCGCAAAAAGTTATGA
- a CDS encoding type I restriction-modification system subunit M: protein MGAELNQKLFSAADNLRSKMDASEYKNYLLGLIFYKHLSDKLLIKVVELADESLDTYSTPEKQTELYQELLADEETQEDLIATVVDTLGYAIEPRYLFNVLADQAKQNIFQLNDLNKAFMQLSTNYEAFSGLFDDVDLQSKKLGSDDQQRNVTITDVLKKLNDVDLIGYEGDVIGDAYEFLIGQFASEAGKKAGEFYTPHMVSDMMSQIVPIGQEDKKWFSVFDPTMGSGSLMLNVRNYLHHPDKVKYHGQERNTTTFNLAKMNLILHGVDPEEMRVRNGDTLNKDWPTDEPYTFDSVVMNPPYSAKWSADDTFLDDSRFNRYGKLAPKSKADFAFLLHGYYHLKETGTMAIVLPHGILFRGNAEGVIRKKLLEDGSVYAVIGMPPNLFFGTSIPTAVLILKKNRRTRDVLFIDASHEFVKGKNQNKLSKENVEKVVETYTKRESVEKYAHLATFEEIKENDYNLNIPRYVDTFEEEESVDMKTVGNEMEKIQQSKKDLQKTMFEDISSLQYSEEDAEWIQGALEVFSYEK from the coding sequence ATGGGAGCAGAATTAAATCAAAAACTATTCAGTGCGGCGGATAATCTCCGCAGCAAGATGGATGCATCTGAATACAAAAATTACTTATTAGGATTAATATTTTATAAACACTTATCCGACAAGCTATTAATTAAGGTAGTAGAGTTGGCAGATGAATCGTTGGACACGTATTCCACACCAGAGAAACAGACAGAGCTTTATCAAGAACTATTGGCTGATGAGGAGACACAAGAAGATCTTATCGCAACGGTGGTTGATACGTTAGGGTATGCTATTGAACCACGCTATTTGTTCAATGTATTAGCCGATCAGGCGAAACAAAATATCTTTCAATTAAACGATCTAAATAAGGCGTTCATGCAGCTTTCCACGAATTACGAGGCATTTAGTGGCTTGTTTGACGATGTCGATTTACAGTCCAAAAAATTAGGATCCGACGATCAGCAGCGTAATGTGACCATTACGGATGTGTTAAAGAAGTTAAACGATGTCGATCTCATTGGGTATGAAGGGGATGTCATTGGGGATGCGTACGAGTTTTTAATTGGGCAGTTTGCATCGGAAGCAGGGAAGAAAGCCGGAGAGTTTTATACCCCTCATATGGTATCGGACATGATGTCGCAGATCGTTCCCATTGGGCAGGAAGATAAAAAATGGTTTAGTGTGTTTGACCCAACGATGGGATCGGGGTCGTTGATGCTGAACGTACGGAATTATCTTCACCACCCGGATAAAGTAAAGTATCACGGGCAGGAACGGAATACGACAACCTTCAACCTAGCGAAGATGAACCTGATTTTGCATGGCGTCGACCCGGAAGAAATGAGAGTCCGTAACGGGGATACGTTAAACAAAGACTGGCCAACGGATGAACCGTACACGTTTGATTCGGTCGTGATGAATCCTCCGTATTCCGCAAAATGGTCGGCAGACGATACATTTCTGGATGACTCTCGTTTCAATCGTTACGGGAAACTCGCACCAAAATCAAAAGCTGACTTTGCTTTTCTTTTACACGGTTACTATCACTTAAAAGAAACCGGTACGATGGCGATAGTTTTGCCGCACGGGATTCTATTCCGGGGTAATGCAGAAGGTGTCATTCGTAAAAAGTTGCTAGAAGATGGCAGTGTTTACGCTGTGATTGGCATGCCTCCGAATTTATTTTTTGGAACCTCCATTCCAACGGCGGTGCTTATCTTAAAGAAAAATAGAAGGACCCGTGACGTACTCTTTATTGATGCCAGTCACGAATTTGTGAAGGGGAAAAATCAAAATAAGTTGTCGAAAGAGAACGTGGAGAAAGTTGTCGAAACGTATACCAAGCGAGAGAGCGTAGAGAAATATGCACACCTCGCGACGTTTGAGGAAATCAAGGAGAACGACTATAACTTAAATATTCCAAGATACGTCGATACCTTCGAAGAAGAAGAGTCGGTGGATATGAAAACGGTTGGGAATGAAATGGAAAAGATTCAACAGAGCAAAAAAGATCTGCAAAAGACCATGTTCGAAGATATCTCTTCTCTACAGTATAGCGAAGAAGATGCAGAATGGATTCAAGGGGCGTTAGAGGTGTTTAGTTATGAAAAGTAA
- a CDS encoding restriction endonuclease subunit S — MKSNNVPEVRFEGFSDEWDQRELGDVSVKVTEKNKDKKYSETLTNSAEFGIISQGDYFDKKISNDANIDGYYVVSPNDFVYNPRISSHAPVGPIKRNKLNRTGVMSPLYYVFSVHGLDEVYLEKYFETVNWHKFMKLNGDSGARSDRFAIKDTIFKMMPIPNPNIEEQQKIGQFFKQLDDRISLQQRQIELLKESKQGFLQKMFPKDGERVPEVRFDGFHGDWSLIMIGDVAEIVGGGTPNTTIDEYWNGNVNWFSPAEIGEQRFLKTSRKKITDLGLQKSSAKLLPVGTILFTSRAGIGNTAILVEPASTNQGFQSIVPKQGELDTYFIYSMSGRLKKYGEINGAGSTFTEISGKQLAKMKMHIPNIEEQQKIGEFFKQLDDNIALHEKELELLKETKKGFLQKMFV, encoded by the coding sequence ATGAAAAGTAATAATGTTCCTGAAGTTCGGTTTGAGGGGTTTAGTGATGAGTGGGATCAAAGGGAATTAGGAGATGTATCGGTTAAAGTTACTGAAAAAAATAAGGATAAAAAATACTCAGAAACTCTAACGAATTCAGCGGAGTTTGGAATTATTAGTCAAGGGGATTATTTTGATAAGAAAATATCAAATGATGCCAATATTGATGGATATTACGTCGTATCCCCAAACGATTTCGTTTATAATCCGAGAATATCTAGTCATGCTCCAGTTGGGCCAATAAAGCGAAACAAGCTAAACCGAACAGGTGTAATGTCACCATTATATTATGTTTTTTCTGTTCACGGTTTAGACGAGGTTTATCTTGAGAAATATTTTGAAACTGTTAACTGGCATAAATTCATGAAGTTAAATGGTGATTCAGGAGCCCGATCGGATCGTTTTGCAATTAAAGATACTATTTTTAAAATGATGCCAATTCCCAATCCAAATATTGAAGAACAACAAAAAATCGGCCAATTCTTCAAACAACTCGACGATCGCATTTCCCTTCAGCAACGACAAATCGAATTATTAAAAGAGAGCAAACAAGGCTTTTTGCAGAAGATGTTCCCGAAGGATGGCGAACGAGTACCGGAGGTTCGGTTTGATGGATTTCATGGGGATTGGTCTCTAATAATGATTGGAGATGTTGCAGAAATCGTGGGAGGGGGCACTCCAAATACAACAATAGATGAATATTGGAATGGCAATGTTAACTGGTTTTCGCCTGCCGAAATAGGTGAACAACGATTTCTGAAGACAAGTCGTAAAAAAATAACAGATTTAGGCTTACAAAAAAGTTCAGCTAAACTTTTGCCTGTTGGAACGATATTATTTACGTCTCGTGCAGGAATTGGGAATACAGCTATCTTGGTCGAACCAGCTTCAACCAATCAGGGATTTCAATCAATTGTCCCTAAGCAAGGAGAACTTGATACTTATTTCATCTATTCAATGTCAGGTAGACTCAAGAAATACGGCGAGATTAACGGTGCCGGTTCAACTTTCACAGAAATATCAGGTAAGCAATTAGCAAAGATGAAAATGCATATCCCAAATATCGAAGAACAACAAAAAATTGGCGAATTCTTCAAACAGCTCGATGACAATATCGCTCTACATGAAAAAGAACTGGAACTATTAAAAGAGACGAAAAAAGGATTCTTACAGAAAATGTTCGTTTAG
- a CDS encoding type I restriction endonuclease subunit R — protein MRKLSHRSEAEIEEHLIEVLGEGHNQWTFRSDLKSEDDLWKNLRQKITQNNLSELGDQPLTDKEFQAVKTELLMRTQTPFEAAKWLKGENGIARITIEREDPRLGFVSLVLYSNQDIGGGISSYEIVHQIAKKKEHSEGRDRRFDVTLLINGLPIVQIELKKVTAKDGVYQAFHQIKKYTEEGMFRNNIFSTLQLFVVSNEQTTRYFANAMSKNMHRKLMFSWRTKDNKKVENLYEFCKQALNIPDAHRLIAHYTIVSEDQDNKTLMVLQPYQVHAIEALFTAANKHQSGYVWHATGSGKTLTSFVSTKLLAKKSGIDRTIMLVDRKDLDNQTTSEFTKFASEFNTGNSSGTTPANSLVVGTGSSKELSKTLLADANSNVVIVTTRQKLDAALKYAKLTEEQKGTNRYQKLMGQHIVFIVDECHRALSAENMEETKAFFPNSTWFGFTGTPIFEENKKQAKGKLARTTRDQYGDRLHTYTIKNALEDGAVLGFQVEHETTIEPTSVDNMIYHQLQNSEKHTDLPSEAINKEIDKMTGIEKERYIDKSTYEQDEHIDQVIKKILRPDNAYTKFDFKNGKPTKSAILTTSSIAMAKRYYHAIKAMRQEDDWMDHVFPDRPIRKGRTMDDPDFPRIAITYSLDENTENAFEQQEEMQAIIEDYNQYYQTAWTLADLERYNGDINNRLARKRAEFQQMGRQVDLVIVVDRLLTGFDAPTIQTLFVDRNLEYAGLIQAFSRTNRTYPDKTKGMIVTFRKPFTMEENVQKATKLYSEVKEESGLIYPTYKEAKKRFNKAHESFSEVTDKEGDVDEHTPLETRVKYVKAFQELKNAYEALVTYDSYNNDMYTSPTLQEQVSTLEEEAGVYETVKGSLVELDREDEPGDDTNFSDLTFYSDSTTKLYDIDSSYIDQLLGTYQANNPDVREEIENALKKLNKAEIVKDVYRNILNAMDEKEVEENEDVFAVKRRFFTEKKYQIVESFSISWCVSNKELHASAIQYMIGMDSIPNMKSIIESKDYEAFKGHHPNVKPFSYPQMMKREWQKVLDEQIVPLDDELR, from the coding sequence ATGCGCAAGCTTTCTCATCGTTCGGAGGCTGAAATTGAAGAGCACTTGATAGAAGTATTAGGGGAAGGGCATAACCAGTGGACGTTTCGAAGTGACCTGAAATCGGAAGACGACCTATGGAAAAACCTCCGTCAAAAGATTACCCAGAACAATTTATCGGAGCTTGGGGACCAGCCGTTAACCGATAAAGAGTTTCAGGCCGTTAAAACCGAACTGCTTATGCGTACACAAACCCCGTTTGAGGCGGCGAAATGGTTGAAAGGGGAGAACGGGATCGCCCGCATTACAATTGAACGGGAAGACCCTCGTCTTGGTTTCGTTTCTTTAGTCCTTTATTCTAACCAGGACATCGGCGGGGGAATTTCCAGCTATGAAATCGTCCATCAAATCGCTAAGAAAAAGGAACATAGCGAAGGGCGGGATAGACGCTTTGATGTAACACTGTTAATTAACGGGCTGCCGATCGTCCAGATTGAATTGAAAAAAGTCACCGCCAAAGACGGGGTCTATCAAGCCTTTCATCAAATTAAGAAATACACCGAAGAAGGGATGTTTCGAAACAACATCTTTTCGACCCTTCAGTTATTCGTTGTCTCCAATGAGCAGACGACCCGTTATTTCGCCAATGCGATGTCGAAAAACATGCATCGAAAGCTGATGTTCAGCTGGCGTACGAAAGACAATAAAAAAGTGGAAAACCTCTACGAATTTTGTAAGCAGGCGTTAAACATTCCCGATGCGCACCGGTTGATCGCTCACTATACGATCGTCAGTGAAGACCAGGACAATAAAACCTTAATGGTTCTTCAGCCGTATCAGGTGCATGCGATTGAAGCCTTGTTTACAGCAGCGAATAAACATCAGTCGGGGTACGTGTGGCACGCGACTGGTTCCGGGAAAACGTTAACGAGCTTTGTTTCCACAAAACTGTTAGCTAAAAAATCGGGCATCGACCGTACGATTATGCTTGTCGATCGGAAGGACTTGGATAACCAGACGACAAGTGAATTCACGAAGTTTGCCTCGGAATTTAATACCGGAAATTCAAGCGGGACTACTCCCGCCAACAGTTTAGTCGTAGGCACGGGAAGTTCCAAAGAATTAAGCAAAACGCTTCTGGCGGATGCCAATTCCAATGTCGTCATTGTTACGACCCGTCAAAAGCTCGATGCGGCTTTAAAGTACGCGAAATTGACCGAAGAGCAAAAAGGAACGAACCGGTACCAAAAGCTGATGGGGCAGCATATCGTCTTTATCGTCGATGAATGCCACCGGGCGTTAAGTGCGGAGAATATGGAAGAAACGAAAGCATTCTTTCCTAACTCTACGTGGTTTGGATTTACCGGCACGCCTATTTTTGAAGAAAACAAAAAGCAAGCGAAAGGCAAGCTGGCAAGGACGACGCGTGATCAATACGGGGACCGTCTACATACATACACCATTAAAAACGCCTTGGAAGACGGCGCAGTACTGGGTTTTCAAGTGGAACACGAAACGACGATTGAACCGACCTCTGTGGATAATATGATTTATCATCAATTACAAAACAGCGAAAAGCACACCGATCTCCCTTCGGAGGCGATCAATAAAGAGATTGATAAAATGACAGGCATCGAAAAAGAAAGGTACATCGACAAAAGTACGTATGAACAGGACGAGCACATTGATCAAGTTATTAAGAAAATCTTGCGTCCGGATAATGCGTATACTAAATTTGATTTTAAGAACGGTAAACCCACGAAATCCGCTATCTTAACGACAAGTTCCATCGCCATGGCCAAGCGCTATTACCATGCGATCAAAGCGATGAGGCAAGAAGATGATTGGATGGACCACGTTTTTCCTGACCGGCCGATCCGAAAAGGCCGCACGATGGACGATCCGGACTTCCCGAGAATTGCGATTACGTATTCGTTGGATGAAAATACAGAGAATGCCTTCGAGCAGCAGGAAGAAATGCAAGCGATCATCGAAGACTACAATCAGTATTACCAAACCGCCTGGACGCTAGCCGACCTTGAACGGTATAACGGTGACATCAATAACCGCCTGGCAAGAAAACGGGCAGAGTTTCAACAAATGGGGCGCCAAGTAGATTTGGTAATAGTCGTCGACCGGTTATTGACCGGATTTGACGCGCCAACGATTCAAACGTTATTTGTGGATCGGAACCTGGAATACGCCGGATTGATTCAAGCCTTCTCCCGTACCAATCGCACCTATCCGGATAAAACGAAAGGAATGATTGTCACCTTCCGCAAGCCGTTTACGATGGAGGAAAACGTACAGAAAGCGACCAAGCTGTATTCGGAAGTAAAAGAAGAGTCTGGCTTGATTTACCCGACCTATAAGGAAGCCAAAAAACGATTTAACAAGGCCCACGAATCGTTTTCCGAGGTCACCGACAAGGAAGGGGACGTAGATGAGCACACTCCATTGGAAACACGGGTGAAGTATGTCAAAGCGTTTCAGGAGCTGAAAAATGCTTACGAAGCCTTAGTGACCTACGACAGCTATAACAATGATATGTACACTTCCCCAACCTTACAGGAACAAGTGAGCACATTGGAAGAAGAAGCAGGGGTATATGAAACCGTAAAAGGTTCCCTCGTGGAATTGGATAGGGAAGACGAACCTGGGGATGACACTAATTTTTCCGACTTAACCTTCTACAGTGATTCAACAACCAAGCTGTATGATATCGATTCAAGCTATATTGATCAGTTATTAGGTACGTACCAGGCAAATAATCCAGATGTGCGGGAAGAAATTGAAAATGCCTTAAAGAAATTAAATAAGGCCGAAATTGTAAAAGACGTGTACCGAAACATATTAAATGCGATGGACGAAAAAGAGGTCGAAGAAAATGAAGACGTCTTTGCCGTGAAGCGCCGCTTCTTTACAGAGAAAAAATACCAAATTGTCGAGTCATTCAGTATCTCCTGGTGTGTCTCCAACAAGGAACTCCATGCTTCTGCGATCCAATACATGATCGGAATGGACAGTATTCCTAACATGAAAAGCATCATCGAAAGCAAGGATTACGAAGCCTTTAAAGGGCATCATCCGAACGTGAAGCCGTTTAGTTATCCTCAAATGATGAAAAGAGAATGGCAAAAGGTGCTGGATGAACAAATTGTGCCGTTGGATGATGAATTGCGGTAA
- a CDS encoding zinc ribbon domain-containing protein, translating into MSKYCTKCGETLNEQAKFCSYCGLKQENSSPIEPPHIFDDKKMAKEVLNLTPIDESINLGVRGQFYLNKEEECYFKLQDVDWMEMDPRENLFDTEASGTLYLTNKQILLYDPGYSNFWTRLSIKGDFKEQVKSLPITEVKGLAPNIPIGSSGKYGTRMAGLNCDVLLSPSSRKYHGRTTPITNVQPEMEKFCALVEKLIIFNEHINSR; encoded by the coding sequence ATGAGTAAATATTGTACAAAATGTGGAGAAACATTAAATGAACAAGCTAAATTTTGTTCTTACTGCGGTCTAAAGCAAGAAAACTCTTCTCCAATTGAGCCCCCTCATATATTTGATGATAAAAAAATGGCAAAAGAAGTATTAAATTTAACTCCAATTGATGAATCTATTAATTTAGGAGTTAGAGGTCAATTTTATTTAAATAAAGAAGAAGAGTGTTACTTCAAGTTACAAGATGTTGACTGGATGGAAATGGATCCTCGAGAAAATTTATTCGATACTGAAGCTTCTGGCACTTTATATTTAACTAATAAACAAATTCTTTTATATGATCCTGGCTATAGTAATTTTTGGACAAGGTTAAGTATAAAAGGAGACTTTAAAGAACAAGTGAAGAGTTTACCTATTACAGAAGTTAAGGGATTGGCACCAAACATTCCTATCGGCTCTTCTGGAAAATACGGTACGAGAATGGCAGGCCTAAACTGTGATGTTCTCCTATCTCCTTCCTCAAGAAAATATCATGGAAGAACTACTCCTATTACAAATGTCCAGCCTGAAATGGAAAAATTTTGTGCTTTGGTAGAAAAGCTTATTATTTTTAATGAACATATAAACTCAAGATAA
- a CDS encoding LacI family DNA-binding transcriptional regulator — translation MKTIRDVAKQAEVSVATVSRVVNNSGYVSEKTRKKVINTIELLGYKPNSVAQSLYNKSSKTVGLIVPDITNPFFPEISRAVEDVMNEKGYTVILCNSDASPQKEENYFDVLSRKYIDGMIVVTNETDTSYLDHYKLPIVALDRPFSKLPSIYTDNISGAEIAMNHLYECGCQKIAHICGPRNIVNAVERLNGYKKSLNKLNFNHLPIVVDGEYQWRTSEKSVMELLNDDPSIDGIFAGNDIMAVGALKAAQKLGVSVPSDLQIIGFDGIELSKMMVPSLTTIRQPLEEIGTLAAQTLIYMIEEGKQPNALPPFIGKLQQGETTMIKE, via the coding sequence GTGAAAACAATTAGAGATGTAGCGAAGCAAGCGGAAGTTTCCGTAGCAACTGTTTCAAGGGTTGTAAATAATTCAGGGTACGTTAGTGAAAAGACTCGCAAAAAAGTTATAAACACTATTGAGTTGTTGGGGTATAAGCCAAATTCCGTTGCTCAAAGTCTTTATAACAAAAGTTCAAAAACAGTAGGTCTAATTGTTCCTGATATTACAAACCCGTTTTTCCCGGAAATATCGAGAGCTGTTGAGGATGTGATGAATGAAAAAGGTTACACGGTTATCTTATGCAACAGTGACGCCAGCCCTCAAAAAGAAGAGAATTACTTTGATGTTCTAAGTAGAAAATATATTGATGGCATGATTGTAGTAACTAATGAAACTGATACTTCATACCTGGATCATTACAAGCTTCCGATTGTTGCTTTAGACCGGCCTTTTTCAAAACTACCTTCTATATACACTGACAATATTTCAGGGGCGGAAATTGCAATGAATCATTTGTATGAATGCGGATGTCAGAAAATTGCGCATATTTGCGGGCCGCGTAATATAGTAAATGCGGTAGAACGACTGAACGGTTATAAAAAATCTTTAAACAAACTGAATTTCAACCATCTTCCTATAGTAGTTGATGGAGAATATCAGTGGCGTACGTCAGAAAAATCAGTAATGGAGCTCTTAAATGATGATCCATCAATAGATGGAATATTTGCAGGAAATGACATCATGGCTGTTGGAGCTCTAAAAGCAGCTCAAAAACTAGGGGTATCGGTTCCAAGTGATTTACAAATCATAGGATTTGACGGTATTGAATTAAGCAAAATGATGGTTCCTTCTTTAACTACTATCCGCCAGCCCTTGGAGGAAATAGGCACGTTGGCTGCCCAAACTTTAATATACATGATTGAAGAAGGCAAGCAGCCGAATGCTCTACCCCCCTTTATAGGAAAACTGCAACAGGGGGAAACTACGATGATAAAGGAGTAA